The proteins below are encoded in one region of Casimicrobium huifangae:
- the ugpB gene encoding sn-glycerol-3-phosphate ABC transporter substrate-binding protein UgpB, with translation MKMIRKALAVAIAGTALLAGTASAQNKPIEIQMWMGLTGLGGETLTKYGEEFNKMQNEYKVVVSFKGQYPEQRAAAVAAFRAGNPPHIMQMFDAGSGDMMGASKAIVPVSEVFKRAGMQFNPGDFIAPARGYYGLKDGSLLSMPFNVSTSVLFYNKDVFKKAGLDANKPPATWPDLIAAAKKIRSTNAANCGFTTTWLAWIQLEQLGARHNLPIGTQANGRGGLNAELNFSNPLFVKQVQTLVDMQKDKSFDYKGRSNDASASFQSGECAMITQSSGAYGGYVRDAKFDWGVAPVPYWPEVKGAPYATTVGGASLWVFNAPNRSAAEFKGVAKFLDYLKSTPVMTDWAKTTGFLPATNAAFKYLTDEGYYAQNPKTAVAIGTLANGKQGEHTGGYRFGRWTEIRDYYHEEVEKALQGKQSAKEAIDNSIKRGNAALRAFEKTAATN, from the coding sequence ATGAAAATGATTCGCAAAGCGCTGGCCGTGGCCATCGCCGGGACTGCGCTGCTGGCCGGCACCGCCTCGGCACAGAACAAGCCGATCGAGATCCAGATGTGGATGGGCCTGACCGGGCTCGGCGGCGAAACGCTGACCAAGTACGGCGAAGAATTCAACAAGATGCAGAACGAGTACAAGGTAGTCGTCTCGTTCAAGGGCCAATACCCCGAGCAGCGCGCCGCGGCCGTGGCCGCGTTCCGTGCCGGCAACCCGCCGCACATCATGCAGATGTTTGATGCCGGCTCGGGCGACATGATGGGCGCCAGCAAGGCCATCGTCCCGGTGTCGGAAGTGTTCAAGCGCGCCGGCATGCAGTTCAACCCCGGTGACTTCATCGCGCCGGCCCGTGGCTATTACGGCCTGAAGGATGGCAGCCTGCTGTCGATGCCGTTCAACGTGTCCACCTCGGTGCTGTTCTACAACAAGGACGTGTTCAAGAAGGCGGGGCTCGACGCCAACAAACCGCCAGCCACCTGGCCTGACCTGATTGCGGCGGCGAAGAAGATTCGCAGCACCAACGCGGCCAACTGCGGCTTTACCACCACCTGGCTGGCGTGGATCCAGCTTGAGCAGCTGGGCGCCCGCCACAACCTGCCGATCGGCACCCAGGCCAATGGTCGCGGTGGTCTCAACGCCGAGCTGAACTTCAGCAATCCGCTGTTCGTCAAGCAGGTGCAGACGCTGGTCGACATGCAGAAGGACAAGAGCTTCGACTACAAGGGCCGCAGCAACGATGCCTCGGCCTCGTTCCAGTCCGGCGAATGCGCGATGATCACGCAGAGCTCGGGCGCCTACGGCGGCTACGTGCGTGATGCCAAATTCGACTGGGGCGTGGCGCCGGTGCCGTACTGGCCGGAGGTCAAGGGCGCGCCCTACGCGACCACCGTGGGCGGCGCCTCGCTCTGGGTGTTCAATGCGCCAAACCGCAGCGCCGCCGAGTTCAAGGGCGTTGCCAAGTTCCTCGACTACCTGAAGTCGACGCCGGTGATGACTGACTGGGCGAAGACGACTGGCTTCCTGCCAGCCACCAACGCCGCGTTCAAATATCTGACCGACGAAGGCTACTACGCGCAAAACCCGAAGACAGCCGTCGCCATTGGCACGCTGGCCAACGGCAAGCAGGGTGAGCACACCGGTGGCTATCGCTTTGGCCGCTGGACCGAGATTCGTGACTACTACCACGAGGAAGTCGAGAAGGCGCTGCAGGGCAAACAGTCGGCCAAAGAGGCAATCGACAACAGCATCAAGCGCGGCAATGCTGCGCTGCGTGCGTTCGAGAAAACTGCCGCGACCAACTAA
- the ugpA gene encoding sn-glycerol-3-phosphate ABC transporter permease UgpA, whose amino-acid sequence MQRRVIFNEKLLPYLLLAPQLAVTLIFFFWPAGQAIHMSVLSQDAFGQSVTFVGLDNFKEVLGDAEYVKTLWRTVLFSSAVAVTALFPALLFAVMAERVIRGATFYRTVLVLPYAIAPAVAGVLWLFMFSPSIGVVAYGLKKLGIDWNPKLDGSDAMILVIMAAAWKQISYNFLFFLAGLQSIPKALLEAASIDGASEWKKFWTITFPLLSPTTFFLLVVNIVYAFFDTFGIIDAVTNGGPAKATEVLVYKVYYDGVHSLNLGSSSAQSVILMAIVIVLTAVQFRYVERKVHY is encoded by the coding sequence ATGCAACGCCGCGTCATCTTCAACGAAAAGCTGCTGCCCTATCTGCTGCTGGCGCCGCAGCTGGCGGTGACGCTGATTTTTTTCTTCTGGCCCGCCGGACAGGCGATCCACATGTCGGTGCTGTCGCAGGACGCGTTCGGCCAGTCAGTCACCTTCGTCGGCCTCGACAACTTCAAGGAAGTGCTGGGCGACGCCGAGTATGTGAAGACGCTGTGGCGCACGGTGCTTTTCTCGTCAGCGGTGGCGGTGACTGCGCTGTTCCCGGCGCTGCTGTTCGCGGTGATGGCGGAGCGGGTGATTCGCGGCGCGACGTTCTACCGCACGGTGCTGGTGCTGCCCTACGCCATCGCGCCGGCGGTGGCGGGCGTGTTGTGGCTGTTCATGTTCTCGCCGTCGATTGGTGTCGTCGCCTACGGGCTCAAGAAGCTCGGCATCGACTGGAACCCCAAGCTTGACGGCAGTGACGCGATGATTCTGGTGATCATGGCGGCGGCGTGGAAGCAGATCAGCTACAACTTCCTGTTCTTCCTCGCCGGGTTGCAGTCGATCCCGAAGGCGCTGCTGGAGGCCGCGTCAATTGACGGCGCCAGCGAATGGAAGAAGTTCTGGACGATCACTTTCCCGCTGCTGTCGCCGACGACATTCTTCCTGCTGGTCGTCAACATCGTCTACGCCTTCTTCGATACCTTCGGCATCATCGACGCAGTCACCAACGGCGGCCCTGCCAAGGCGACCGAGGTGCTGGTCTACAAGGTTTACTACGACGGCGTGCATTCGCTGAACCTCGGCTCATCATCGGCGCAAAGCGTGATCCTGATGGCGATCGTGATCGTGCTCACCGCCGTGCAATTCCGCTACGTCGAGCGCAAGGTGCACTACTGA
- the ugpE gene encoding sn-glycerol-3-phosphate ABC transporter permease UgpE has protein sequence MLDSPITAAVGRRSNWVPHAVLWIGVFITAFPLYVTFVASTLLPQDIAQVPMQLFPGTHGWDNYREAWSKGSAGTYLSPPAATLLLNSLIVALVVTFGKISVSLLSAYAVVFFKFPGRMIFFWMIFITLMLPVEVRILPTYQVVTDLKLINSYAGLTLPIIASATATLLFRQFFLTIPDELVEAAKIDGAGPLRFFKDVVIPLSRTNIAALFVILFIYGWNQYLWPLLITTSNSLDVIVVAIKKMIGTGAEPTDWHIVMSTTILALIPPVLVIILMQKSFVKGLTDTEK, from the coding sequence ATGCTGGACAGCCCGATCACCGCCGCCGTTGGCCGTCGCAGCAACTGGGTGCCGCATGCCGTGCTCTGGATTGGCGTGTTCATCACGGCGTTCCCGCTCTACGTCACCTTCGTTGCCTCAACGCTGCTGCCGCAGGACATCGCGCAGGTGCCGATGCAGCTGTTCCCCGGCACGCATGGCTGGGACAACTATCGCGAGGCCTGGAGCAAGGGCTCGGCGGGCACCTATCTGTCGCCGCCGGCGGCGACGCTGCTGCTCAACTCGCTGATCGTGGCGCTGGTGGTGACCTTCGGCAAGATCAGCGTGAGCCTGCTGTCGGCCTATGCCGTGGTGTTCTTCAAGTTCCCCGGCCGCATGATCTTCTTCTGGATGATCTTCATCACGCTGATGCTGCCGGTGGAAGTGCGCATCCTGCCGACCTATCAGGTGGTGACCGATCTCAAACTGATCAACAGCTACGCCGGGCTCACCCTGCCGATCATCGCCTCGGCAACGGCAACACTGCTGTTCCGGCAGTTCTTCCTGACCATCCCCGACGAGCTGGTCGAAGCCGCCAAAATTGATGGTGCTGGCCCGCTACGCTTTTTCAAGGATGTGGTGATTCCGCTGTCGCGCACCAACATCGCGGCGCTGTTCGTGATCCTCTTCATCTACGGCTGGAACCAGTATCTGTGGCCGCTGCTCATCACCACCTCGAACTCGCTGGACGTGATCGTGGTGGCGATCAAGAAGATGATTGGCACCGGCGCCGAGCCTACCGACTGGCACATCGTGATGTCCACCACCATCCTGGCGCTGATCCCGCCGGTGCTGGTAATCATCCTGATGCAGAAGAGCTTTGTGAAGGGCCTCACCGATACCGAGAAGTAA
- a CDS encoding TerC family protein, translated as MDLVLFTGAWWAALGSIILANIVLSGDNAVVIAMAARKLPDGQRQKAVFWGSAAAIVMRIILTLIAVQLLQLPYLKIVGAFLLVYIGVQLMAEGDEDDAGDGHDGGKEGMMAAVRTILIADLVMSLDNVIAVAAAAKDNNTLLIIGLAVSIPLIVFGSTLLMKVMDRFPIIITAGAALLGFLAGEMFVTDPADKDFFDKLTDSHMWAGALGAITVVAIGLYARRHLAAKMAAKNNK; from the coding sequence TTGGATCTCGTACTTTTCACTGGCGCCTGGTGGGCGGCGCTGGGCTCCATCATTCTGGCCAACATCGTGCTCTCCGGCGACAACGCCGTGGTGATCGCGATGGCCGCGCGCAAACTGCCCGACGGGCAGCGGCAGAAGGCCGTGTTCTGGGGGTCCGCCGCTGCCATCGTGATGCGGATCATCCTGACGCTGATCGCAGTGCAGTTGCTGCAGCTGCCCTACCTGAAGATCGTCGGCGCCTTCCTGCTCGTCTACATCGGCGTGCAACTGATGGCGGAAGGCGATGAAGACGATGCCGGCGATGGCCACGATGGCGGCAAGGAAGGCATGATGGCCGCCGTGCGCACCATCCTGATCGCTGACTTGGTGATGAGCCTCGACAACGTGATCGCGGTGGCTGCCGCCGCCAAGGACAACAACACGCTGCTGATCATCGGCCTGGCGGTGAGCATTCCGCTGATCGTTTTTGGCTCCACGCTGCTGATGAAGGTGATGGACCGCTTCCCGATCATCATCACCGCCGGCGCGGCGCTGCTGGGTTTCCTCGCGGGCGAAATGTTTGTCACCGACCCGGCCGACAAGGATTTCTTCGACAAGCTGACCGATTCCCACATGTGGGCTGGTGCGCTGGGGGCCATCACCGTGGTCGCGATCGGACTCTACGCCCGCCGTCACCTCGCCGCAAAGATGGCGGCCAAAAACAACAAGTAG
- a CDS encoding dihydroneopterin aldolase, which produces MDIIFIRGLKCETVLGVYDWERVSRRPVVIDLEIGAASHEAFEHDSAKGLMNYDSISRRLSETLPALTYRTVERLAEHVAQTVLSEFHAPWVKVTIGKPGAVRNAALVGVTIERTAK; this is translated from the coding sequence GTGGACATCATCTTCATTCGCGGCCTCAAATGCGAGACGGTTCTCGGCGTGTACGACTGGGAGCGCGTATCGCGGCGGCCGGTGGTCATTGACCTCGAAATCGGCGCGGCTTCGCACGAGGCCTTTGAACATGACAGCGCGAAGGGCCTGATGAACTACGACAGCATTTCGCGCCGGCTCAGCGAGACTTTGCCCGCGCTGACCTACCGTACGGTGGAACGGCTGGCCGAGCACGTCGCGCAGACCGTGCTCAGCGAATTTCACGCGCCCTGGGTGAAGGTGACAATTGGCAAGCCAGGCGCCGTACGCAATGCGGCGCTGGTTGGCGTCACCATCGAGCGCACCGCGAAATAG
- the plsY gene encoding glycerol-3-phosphate 1-O-acyltransferase PlsY gives MFTTADIAAAVLAYLIGSLSFAVIVSRALGLPDPHSYGSGNPGATNVLRSGSKKAALLTLVGDTLKGVLAVLLAKAFAAHFGITVNGIALVAVTVFLGHLFPLFFGFKGGKGVATAAGVLWALDWRVGLGLTAIWALVFAVTRVSSLSALIGSAAAPVLGYVFFGNGAVFYATLVMAALLFWRHKENIRRLASGEEAAFKKR, from the coding sequence ATGTTCACAACCGCAGACATCGCGGCCGCGGTGCTCGCTTATCTGATCGGCTCGCTGTCGTTCGCGGTCATCGTCAGCCGCGCGCTTGGCCTGCCCGATCCGCACAGCTACGGCAGTGGCAACCCCGGCGCCACCAATGTACTGCGCAGTGGCAGCAAGAAGGCGGCACTGCTCACGCTCGTGGGCGACACGCTGAAAGGCGTGCTGGCAGTGCTGCTCGCGAAGGCGTTCGCGGCGCATTTCGGCATCACCGTCAATGGCATTGCGCTGGTCGCCGTCACCGTCTTTCTTGGCCATTTGTTCCCGCTGTTCTTCGGCTTCAAGGGTGGCAAAGGCGTGGCGACGGCAGCAGGCGTGCTATGGGCGCTCGACTGGCGCGTCGGCCTTGGGCTGACGGCCATCTGGGCGCTGGTGTTTGCGGTGACGCGGGTGTCGTCGCTGTCGGCGCTGATCGGTAGCGCCGCCGCGCCGGTGCTGGGCTACGTGTTCTTCGGTAACGGCGCCGTGTTCTACGCCACGCTGGTGATGGCGGCGCTGCTGTTCTGGCGGCACAAGGAGAACATCCGCCGCCTTGCTTCGGGCGAAGAGGCGGCGTTCAAGAAGCGCTGA
- the tsaD gene encoding tRNA (adenosine(37)-N6)-threonylcarbamoyltransferase complex transferase subunit TsaD: MAELSTPTPAGQTGLVLGIESSCDETGVALFDCATGRVVAEALHSQIALHAPYGGVVPELASRDHIRYGLRLTDQALRQAGVAGQDVQAIAYTQGPGLAGALLVGAQLAASLAFAWGKPVIPVHHMEGHLLSPLLADPAPAFPFIALLVSGGHTQLMRVNGVGQYTLLGDTIDDAAGEAFDKSAKLLGLAYPGGPLLAKLAESGDTAAFAIPRPLLHSGDLNFSFAGLKTAVANEVRRLTGTELPVRGAVSAPQPLLPADHLRRADLAASVQAAIVDSLVSKSLAALRQTGLKQIVVAGGVGANARLREALTAGAARIGARVFYPPVALCTDNGAMIAHVGALRLTEAKADYAINVRPRWPLMELSPPLAR; this comes from the coding sequence ATGGCTGAACTTTCAACACCGACGCCTGCTGGCCAAACCGGACTGGTGCTCGGCATCGAATCCTCCTGCGACGAAACCGGCGTGGCACTGTTTGACTGCGCGACCGGACGCGTCGTGGCCGAAGCGCTGCATTCGCAGATCGCGCTGCATGCGCCCTACGGCGGTGTGGTGCCTGAACTGGCCAGCCGCGACCACATCCGCTACGGGCTGCGCCTGACCGATCAGGCACTCCGGCAGGCTGGTGTGGCGGGGCAGGACGTGCAAGCAATCGCTTACACACAAGGCCCCGGACTGGCCGGCGCGTTGCTGGTGGGCGCGCAGCTGGCTGCCAGCCTTGCCTTTGCCTGGGGCAAGCCGGTGATCCCGGTGCACCACATGGAGGGGCATCTGCTGTCGCCGCTGCTGGCCGATCCGGCGCCGGCGTTTCCGTTCATTGCACTGCTGGTCTCCGGCGGGCACACGCAGTTGATGCGGGTCAATGGCGTCGGTCAGTACACGCTTCTCGGTGACACCATTGATGACGCTGCGGGCGAAGCCTTCGACAAATCGGCCAAACTGCTTGGCCTGGCCTATCCCGGTGGGCCGCTGCTGGCCAAACTGGCCGAAAGCGGCGACACTGCAGCGTTCGCCATCCCGCGCCCGCTGCTGCACTCGGGCGACCTCAATTTCAGCTTTGCCGGGCTCAAGACAGCCGTAGCCAACGAGGTGCGACGCCTGACCGGCACCGAATTGCCGGTCCGTGGTGCAGTGTCGGCGCCGCAACCGCTGCTGCCAGCCGACCATCTGCGGCGCGCGGATCTCGCCGCGAGCGTGCAGGCCGCGATCGTGGACTCTCTCGTGAGCAAGTCGCTGGCTGCGCTACGACAGACAGGACTCAAGCAGATCGTGGTGGCCGGTGGCGTGGGCGCCAACGCGCGGCTGCGTGAAGCGCTGACGGCCGGGGCCGCCCGAATTGGCGCAAGAGTTTTTTATCCGCCCGTCGCGCTCTGCACCGACAACGGCGCGATGATCGCGCACGTCGGCGCGCTGCGGCTCACCGAGGCGAAAGCCGACTACGCGATCAATGTGCGACCGCGCTGGCCGCTGATGGAACTGTCTCCGCCCCTTGCCCGTTGA
- the rpsU gene encoding 30S ribosomal protein S21 has product MIIKVRENEPFEVAMRRFKRSIEKTGLLTELRAREFYEKPTTERKRKHAAACKRHFKRIRSMQLPPKLY; this is encoded by the coding sequence ATGATCATCAAAGTCCGCGAAAACGAACCCTTTGAAGTGGCAATGCGCCGCTTCAAGCGCTCCATCGAAAAAACCGGCCTCCTGACCGAACTGCGCGCCCGCGAGTTCTACGAGAAGCCGACGACCGAGCGCAAGCGTAAACACGCTGCTGCCTGCAAGCGCCATTTCAAGCGCATCCGCAGCATGCAACTGCCTCCGAAGCTCTACTAA
- a CDS encoding GatB/YqeY domain-containing protein — MSLKETITNDMKAAMKAGDSQKLGTIRMLLAAMKQREVDERITLTDGDIVALVEKAIKQRKEAIAQFSAGGRNDLVNKETAEIAVLTPYLPAQMSDAEVDAVLAAAVAEVAATGVTGNAAMGKVMAIVKPKLAGKADMSAVSGKVKAKLG, encoded by the coding sequence ATGTCCCTGAAAGAAACCATCACCAACGACATGAAAGCCGCCATGAAGGCGGGCGACAGCCAGAAGCTTGGCACCATCCGCATGCTGCTGGCGGCGATGAAGCAGCGCGAGGTCGACGAGCGCATCACGCTGACCGATGGTGACATCGTGGCGCTGGTCGAGAAGGCGATCAAGCAGCGCAAGGAAGCCATCGCGCAGTTCAGCGCCGGCGGTCGCAACGATCTGGTCAACAAGGAAACCGCCGAAATCGCGGTGCTCACACCCTATCTGCCGGCACAGATGAGCGACGCCGAAGTGGACGCCGTGCTTGCCGCCGCCGTCGCTGAAGTCGCCGCTACCGGCGTCACTGGCAACGCAGCCATGGGCAAGGTGATGGCCATCGTCAAACCCAAACTCGCCGGCAAGGCCGACATGAGCGCGGTGTCGGGCAAGGTGAAGGCGAAGCTGGGCTAG
- a CDS encoding DUF1992 domain-containing protein: MHWADIIAEQRVNEAARKGELSGLDGEGVPLDLSEDPLVPPELRAIHRVLKNAGYSPPEIAAMKAIADLEKELASLPDNERVAKAKVLLTKIAMLREAREIAKGD; this comes from the coding sequence ATGCACTGGGCCGACATCATTGCCGAACAGCGTGTGAACGAGGCGGCGCGCAAGGGCGAATTGAGCGGGCTCGATGGCGAAGGTGTACCGCTCGACCTGAGTGAGGACCCGCTGGTACCGCCCGAACTGCGTGCCATTCACCGGGTGCTCAAAAACGCCGGCTACTCACCGCCGGAAATCGCCGCCATGAAGGCCATCGCTGATCTCGAAAAGGAGCTCGCCAGCTTGCCCGACAACGAACGCGTCGCCAAAGCAAAAGTGCTGTTGACGAAGATTGCGATGCTGCGCGAAGCGCGGGAAATCGCAAAGGGCGACTAG
- a CDS encoding MBL fold metallo-hydrolase produces MKAIVKWLLGAAVAAGAVGCATLLSHGGNPYFDGSKQHHTSTGFRNNYPHATDQNFWKWQYERFMANVPPTAPPGGWGSVLPSVRPDAAFLRENRSVRTLTWLGHATVLLQTSGVNIITDPIFSERASPVQFAGPKRQVPLMLAIDELPVIDVVFVSHNHYDHLDAATIRAFSARFPSAVYLVPLGFKPWLLEHGVPEAQVRELDWWDRVRVRGLDFTLVPVQHWSKRTLTDTNRMLWGGIAVEDRLVPGAGEPRSDAPPWRFLYTGDTGYSQDFRDIGARFAGGFDWLAVPIGAYEPRWFMKAQHVNPDESVQIMKDVGARQAIGVHWGTFVLTDEPLDQPPKDLATALARHGVAPERFHVFKNGETRRLSD; encoded by the coding sequence ATGAAGGCAATCGTCAAATGGCTGCTCGGTGCGGCTGTCGCTGCCGGCGCGGTGGGCTGCGCCACGTTGCTGTCGCACGGCGGCAATCCCTACTTTGATGGCAGCAAGCAACATCACACCTCAACTGGGTTTCGCAACAACTATCCGCACGCGACCGACCAGAACTTCTGGAAATGGCAGTACGAGCGCTTCATGGCGAATGTGCCACCAACGGCACCGCCCGGTGGTTGGGGCAGTGTACTGCCCAGTGTGCGGCCGGACGCCGCCTTTCTGCGCGAGAACCGCAGTGTGCGTACGCTGACCTGGCTGGGCCATGCCACGGTGCTGCTGCAGACCAGCGGCGTCAACATCATCACCGACCCCATCTTTTCTGAGCGGGCGTCACCCGTGCAGTTCGCCGGGCCGAAGCGGCAGGTGCCACTGATGCTCGCGATTGATGAGTTGCCAGTGATCGACGTGGTCTTTGTTTCGCACAACCACTATGACCATCTTGACGCCGCCACCATCCGTGCGTTCAGCGCGCGCTTTCCGTCGGCGGTGTACCTGGTGCCGCTCGGCTTCAAGCCGTGGTTGCTTGAACATGGGGTGCCCGAGGCGCAGGTGCGCGAGCTTGACTGGTGGGATCGCGTCCGCGTCCGCGGCCTTGACTTCACGCTGGTGCCGGTGCAGCACTGGAGCAAGCGCACGCTGACCGATACCAACCGCATGCTGTGGGGCGGCATTGCGGTGGAGGACCGTCTGGTACCGGGCGCGGGCGAGCCGCGCAGTGATGCGCCACCCTGGCGCTTTCTCTACACCGGTGACACCGGCTACTCACAGGATTTCCGCGATATTGGCGCACGGTTCGCGGGCGGCTTCGACTGGCTGGCGGTGCCAATTGGCGCCTACGAGCCGCGCTGGTTCATGAAAGCGCAGCACGTCAACCCGGATGAGTCAGTGCAGATCATGAAGGACGTCGGCGCGCGGCAGGCAATCGGCGTGCATTGGGGCACCTTTGTGCTGACCGATGAGCCACTCGACCAGCCGCCAAAGGATCTGGCGACGGCACTTGCCCGCCACGGCGTAGCGCCGGAGCGCTTTCACGTGTTCAAGAACGGTGAAACGCGGCGTTTGTCCGACTGA